The following is a genomic window from Halodesulfovibrio sp..
ATTCGCACTGTTGCAGAGAAAGCAAAACATATTTCAACACGCGTGGACGAATCTATTCACACGCTTACCACAGAGGTCAGCGGCGTAAATAATGATGTTGAGATACAACGTGAGCGCATGCGTGAAACTTCCACAGCCATGTCACAAATGAACTCTACAGTAATCGAAGTTGCAAGCAACGCATCCAATGCTGCACAGCTGGCAAATGACTCTAAAGAGCGAGCAGAAGAAGGTGCTGCGGGCGTTCAGCAGGCAGTCAATTCTATTGGATTAATTCAAGACAGCATCGTCGCACTCAAAGAATCTATGCTGCAACTTGGCAAGCAAACTGACTCTATTTCAGAAGTAATGAACGTTATTAACGACATTGCAGATCAGACAAATCTGCTGGCGCTCAACGCTGCTATTGAAGCGGCACGCGCAGGCGAAGCAGGCAAAGGATTTGCTGTTGTTGCCGATGAAGTTCGCAAGCTGGCTGAAAAAACCATGATGGCAACCCATGACGTGGGAGACGCTATCACACAGATTCAAGCTCAAGCACATACTAATATTGAAGCTGTAGAAAACGCGGCAATAGAAATTACCGCATCCACAGATGCCGCTGATTCAGCGGGGCAATCTATGGAGCATATTGTTTCCATTACCTACGATACAGCACAGCAGATTACGTCCATTGCTACAGCATCAGAAGAGCAGGCTGCTGTTTCGGAACAAATTGAACATGCGGTGACTACAGTAGCTGGTATTGCAGAAGAAACAGCCACCGGTATGGCAAAAGCCTCTGTTGAACTGGAAGAAATTTCTGCACTGACAGCCGAACTCGACCATTTGCTGGATGACATGCAGCAGGAAGCTGCACCTTCGAATGCGTAATCCCTGTTCTTTGCTGCCTATTTGCTTATAAACAGATCACCCTCCCCTCGCAAAAAAGAAAACGGATGGACATTATGTCCATCCGTTTTCTTACCAAAACAATCTGCTGCTGCAAGTCCCGAATAATCTTGCAGTAACAGAACACGTAAGCCGAAGCTACAAAGCTCCCATGAGCTTCATATCACTAGAACTTAAGTGTGCCCTTAAAGGACTGAGCAAGCGATTCGCAAGTATCTGC
Proteins encoded in this region:
- a CDS encoding methyl-accepting chemotaxis protein — protein: MNLKARMLCSFISIFMVIVAMFSSTFYVTNMQKHDGLVINLSGRQRMLSQKIAKEALKLSFAKDKSAAQNDLQTSMTLFETTLNALINSGYAPVTLNPSGAKKHLPAATGAVLTQLHKVQTNWTAYKKLVNASYNGNEATLNDLSAQSMVVLKSMNKAVGMLQKEADEHVQTLMLLQITFIIIGSALLCIVVVNLRKHLFHPLDDLRAFANKISSGELHATINATYLHEFENLKNDTVSMVATLNSLMEKAEESSTEAKHNAQLTEDALATAQEKEHRISSIVSTIRTVAEKAKHISTRVDESIHTLTTEVSGVNNDVEIQRERMRETSTAMSQMNSTVIEVASNASNAAQLANDSKERAEEGAAGVQQAVNSIGLIQDSIVALKESMLQLGKQTDSISEVMNVINDIADQTNLLALNAAIEAARAGEAGKGFAVVADEVRKLAEKTMMATHDVGDAITQIQAQAHTNIEAVENAAIEITASTDAADSAGQSMEHIVSITYDTAQQITSIATASEEQAAVSEQIEHAVTTVAGIAEETATGMAKASVELEEISALTAELDHLLDDMQQEAAPSNA